From a single Vitis vinifera cultivar Pinot Noir 40024 chromosome 18, ASM3070453v1 genomic region:
- the LOC100252383 gene encoding protein trichome berefringence-like 7 isoform X3: MWLCVFGFISLSWLLLCDDSWCYCLWVCPVQLIDTVSRLNWISMGYSGLFITKVASFGKRLLKDHFKSWVFQSLNGLIVLGSLVSFFVAAGCAYLYVFPTFHSVIQNYGISKSSSECNVFEGRWIRDESYPLYNASDCPFAERGFNCLANGRKDQGYLKWRWKPKNCEIPRFRVHGVLEKLRGKRVVFIGDSMSRTQWESLICLLMTGVEDKRSVYEINGNSITKRIRYLGVRFSSFNFSVEFYRSVFLVQPGLAPKHGPKRAKSSLHLDKMDEISKEWIDSDILIFNTGHWWTRSKLFEMGCYFQVGGALKLGMSIPTAFRTALNTWASWIETAINTNRTRVFFRSFESSHWSGRRQQFCKVTRNPLSKPKGRGRSPFSDIIMKVVENMAVPATVLHVTPMVAFRSDAHVGTNSDTPLVPDCSHWCLPGVPDMWNEILLSYLLSRNEVSFQ, from the exons ATGTGGCTGTGTGTTTTTGGGTTCATTTCACTTTCATGGTTATTACTTTGTGATGATAGTTGGTGTTATTGTTTGTGGGTGTGCCCTGTACAGTTGATAGATACTGTGAGTAGATTGAATTGGATTTCAATGGGGTATTCCGGGCTTTTTATCACGAAGGTTGCCAGTTTTGGAAAAAGATTACTGAAGGATCATTTTAAGAGCTGggtttttcaatctttgaatgGACTCATTGTGCTTGGATCATTAGTATCCTTTTTTGTGGCTGCCGGGTGTGCGTATCTATATGTGTTTCCCACTTTTCACTCTGTGATTCAGAATTATGGGATTTCCAAGTCCTCCAGTGAATGCAATGTTTTTGAAGGAAGATGGATCCGGGATGAGAGTTACCCTCTATACAATGCATCGGACTGTCCTTTTGCTGAACGTGGATTTAATTGCTTGGCTAATGGGCGGAAAGATCAGGGTTATTTAAAATGGCGGTGGAAACCCAAGAATTGTGAGATTCCGAGGTTTAGAGTGCATGGAGTTCTTGAAAAGCTTCGAGGGAAGCGGGTTGTTTTCATTGGTGATTCGATGAGTAGAACACAGTGGGAATCCCTGATATGTTTGCTTATGACTGGTGTGGAGGATAAGAGGAGTGTTTATGAGATTAATGGGAATAGTATCACGAAACGGATTAGGTATTTGGGTGTGCGGTTTAGCTCGTTTAATTTTAGTGTTGAGTTCTATCGTTCTGTTTTCCTGGTGCAGCCTGGCCTGGCCCCAAAACATGGACCAAAGAGGGCTAAATCATCGCTACATCTGGACAAGATGGATGAAATTAGTAAAGAGTGGATTGACTCTGATATTCTGATTTTTAATACAGGGCACTGGTGGACGCGTTCCAAGCTTTTTGAAAT GGGCTGCTACTTCCAGGTGGGTGGGGCACTGAAGCTTGGAATGTCAATTCCAACTGCCTTCAGAACAGCATTAAACACTTGGGCTTCATGGATTGAAACTGCAATCAACACAAACAGAACACGTGTATTCTTTCGTTCTTTTGAATCTTCCCACTGGAG TGGTCGAAGACAACAGTTTTGCAAAGTGACTAGAAACCCCTTGTCAAAACCTAAAGGAAGGGGCCGGAGTCCATTTTCAGACATCATAATGAAGGTGGTGGAGAATATGGCTGTTCCTGCGACAGTTCTGCATGTTACCCCCATGGTGGCATTCCGTAGTGATGCGCACGTTGGTACTAATAGTGACACTCCATTGGTGCCTGATTGTAGCCATTGGTGTCTACCTGGGGTGCCTGATATGTGGAACGAAATTCTCTTATCATACCTACTTTCCAGGAACGAAGTTTCTTTTCAATGA
- the LOC100252383 gene encoding protein trichome berefringence-like 7 isoform X4, which yields MGYSGLFITKVASFGKRLLKDHFKSWVFQSLNGLIVLGSLVSFFVAAGCAYLYVFPTFHSVIQNYGISKSSSECNVFEGRWIRDESYPLYNASDCPFAERGFNCLANGRKDQGYLKWRWKPKNCEIPRFRVHGVLEKLRGKRVVFIGDSMSRTQWESLICLLMTGVEDKRSVYEINGNSITKRIRYLGVRFSSFNFSVEFYRSVFLVQPGLAPKHGPKRAKSSLHLDKMDEISKEWIDSDILIFNTGHWWTRSKLFEMGCYFQVGGALKLGMSIPTAFRTALNTWASWIETAINTNRTRVFFRSFESSHWSGRRQQFCKVTRNPLSKPKGRGRSPFSDIIMKVVENMAVPATVLHVTPMVAFRSDAHVGTNSDTPLVPDCSHWCLPGVPDMWNEILLSYLLSRNEVSFQ from the exons ATGGGGTATTCCGGGCTTTTTATCACGAAGGTTGCCAGTTTTGGAAAAAGATTACTGAAGGATCATTTTAAGAGCTGggtttttcaatctttgaatgGACTCATTGTGCTTGGATCATTAGTATCCTTTTTTGTGGCTGCCGGGTGTGCGTATCTATATGTGTTTCCCACTTTTCACTCTGTGATTCAGAATTATGGGATTTCCAAGTCCTCCAGTGAATGCAATGTTTTTGAAGGAAGATGGATCCGGGATGAGAGTTACCCTCTATACAATGCATCGGACTGTCCTTTTGCTGAACGTGGATTTAATTGCTTGGCTAATGGGCGGAAAGATCAGGGTTATTTAAAATGGCGGTGGAAACCCAAGAATTGTGAGATTCCGAGGTTTAGAGTGCATGGAGTTCTTGAAAAGCTTCGAGGGAAGCGGGTTGTTTTCATTGGTGATTCGATGAGTAGAACACAGTGGGAATCCCTGATATGTTTGCTTATGACTGGTGTGGAGGATAAGAGGAGTGTTTATGAGATTAATGGGAATAGTATCACGAAACGGATTAGGTATTTGGGTGTGCGGTTTAGCTCGTTTAATTTTAGTGTTGAGTTCTATCGTTCTGTTTTCCTGGTGCAGCCTGGCCTGGCCCCAAAACATGGACCAAAGAGGGCTAAATCATCGCTACATCTGGACAAGATGGATGAAATTAGTAAAGAGTGGATTGACTCTGATATTCTGATTTTTAATACAGGGCACTGGTGGACGCGTTCCAAGCTTTTTGAAAT GGGCTGCTACTTCCAGGTGGGTGGGGCACTGAAGCTTGGAATGTCAATTCCAACTGCCTTCAGAACAGCATTAAACACTTGGGCTTCATGGATTGAAACTGCAATCAACACAAACAGAACACGTGTATTCTTTCGTTCTTTTGAATCTTCCCACTGGAG TGGTCGAAGACAACAGTTTTGCAAAGTGACTAGAAACCCCTTGTCAAAACCTAAAGGAAGGGGCCGGAGTCCATTTTCAGACATCATAATGAAGGTGGTGGAGAATATGGCTGTTCCTGCGACAGTTCTGCATGTTACCCCCATGGTGGCATTCCGTAGTGATGCGCACGTTGGTACTAATAGTGACACTCCATTGGTGCCTGATTGTAGCCATTGGTGTCTACCTGGGGTGCCTGATATGTGGAACGAAATTCTCTTATCATACCTACTTTCCAGGAACGAAGTTTCTTTTCAATGA
- the LOC100252383 gene encoding protein trichome berefringence-like 7 isoform X1, with the protein MWLCVFGFISLSWLLLCDDSWCYCLWVCPVQLIDTVSRLNWISMGYSGLFITKVASFGKRLLKDHFKSWVFQSLNGLIVLGSLVSFFVAAGCAYLYVFPTFHSVIQNYGISKSSSECNVFEGRWIRDESYPLYNASDCPFAERGFNCLANGRKDQGYLKWRWKPKNCEIPRFRVHGVLEKLRGKRVVFIGDSMSRTQWESLICLLMTGVEDKRSVYEINGNSITKRIRYLGVRFSSFNFSVEFYRSVFLVQPGLAPKHGPKRAKSSLHLDKMDEISKEWIDSDILIFNTGHWWTRSKLFEMGCYFQVGGALKLGMSIPTAFRTALNTWASWIETTINTNRTRVFFRYFESSHWSGRRQQFCKVTRNPLSKPKGRDRSPFSDIIMKVVENMAVPATVLHVTPMVAFRSDAHVGTNSDTPLVPDCSHWCLPGVPDMWNEILLSYLLSRNEVSFQ; encoded by the exons ATGTGGCTGTGTGTTTTTGGGTTCATTTCACTTTCATGGTTATTACTTTGTGATGATAGTTGGTGTTATTGTTTGTGGGTGTGCCCTGTACAGTTGATAGATACTGTGAGTAGATTGAATTGGATTTCAATGGGGTATTCCGGGCTTTTTATCACGAAGGTTGCCAGTTTTGGAAAAAGATTACTGAAGGATCATTTTAAGAGCTGggtttttcaatctttgaatgGACTCATTGTGCTTGGATCATTAGTATCCTTTTTTGTGGCTGCCGGGTGTGCGTATCTATATGTGTTTCCCACTTTTCACTCTGTGATTCAGAATTATGGGATTTCCAAGTCCTCCAGTGAATGCAATGTTTTTGAAGGAAGATGGATCCGGGATGAGAGTTACCCTCTATACAATGCATCGGACTGTCCTTTTGCTGAACGTGGATTTAATTGCTTGGCTAATGGGCGGAAAGATCAGGGTTATTTAAAATGGCGGTGGAAACCCAAGAATTGTGAGATTCCGAGGTTTAGAGTGCATGGAGTTCTTGAAAAGCTTCGAGGGAAGCGGGTTGTTTTCATTGGTGATTCGATGAGTAGAACACAGTGGGAATCCCTGATATGTTTGCTTATGACTGGTGTGGAGGATAAGAGGAGTGTTTATGAGATTAATGGGAATAGTATCACGAAACGGATTAGGTATTTGGGTGTGCGGTTTAGCTCGTTTAATTTTAGTGTTGAGTTCTATCGTTCTGTTTTCCTGGTGCAGCCTGGCCTGGCCCCAAAACATGGACCAAAGAGGGCTAAATCATCGCTACATCTGGACAAGATGGATGAAATTAGTAAAGAGTGGATTGACTCTGATATTCTGATTTTTAATACAGGGCACTGGTGGACGCGTTCCAAGCTTTTTGAAAT GGGCTGCTACTTCCAGGTGGGTGGAGCACTGAAGCTTGGAATGTCAATTCCAACTGCCTTCAGAACAGCATTAAACACTTGGGCTTCATGGATTGAAACTACAATCAACACAAACAGAACACGTGTATTCTTTCGTTATTTTGAATCTTCCCACTGGAG TGGTCGAAGACAACAGTTTTGCAAAGTGACTAGAAACCCCTTGTCAAAACCTAAAGGAAGGGACCGGAGTCCATTTTCAGACATCATAATGAAGGTGGTGGAGAATATGGCTGTTCCTGCGACAGTTCTGCATGTTACCCCCATGGTGGCATTCCGTAGTGATGCGCACGTTGGTACTAATAGCGACACTCCATTGGTGCCTGATTGTAGCCATTGGTGTCTACCTGGGGTGCCTGATATGTGGAACGAAATTCTCTTATCATACCTACTTTCCAGGAACGAAGTTTCTTTTCAATGA
- the LOC100247264 gene encoding protein TRACHEARY ELEMENT DIFFERENTIATION-RELATED 7A, which translates to MTSSQINYYNFPPFSPPPPPPHRRPPPPPPHINPPPPPPHTRPPPPPHTRPPPPPHVLPPPPSPSPDSHPTVIIIVFVSLGGLFFLAFLSVALCCFLKKRKKKMVQETDIIKVDEHLTVKEAIVPGPHGEQAVVLFVDDDVHIQEEIRKNEKFGQGHLHGKSAQGITSAIGKKKNMVQETEMVNVDEHLKVKEAMLAGPHGAQALALCMEDDKHIHEEIQKNEKLGEGLHGKAAKGITGAIGKGKKMVQETEIIDVDEHSKVKEGVIAGPHGEQVVLLTEEDDVHIQEEIRKNEKIGEGLHGKSAQGITGAIEKGGYSSISNHRLGHKA; encoded by the coding sequence ATGACTTCTTCCCAGATCAATTACTACAACTTCCCACCTTTTTCTCCTCCTCCACCACCTCCTCATAGACGtccaccacctccacctcctcaTATAAACCCACCACCACCGCCTCCTCATACAcgcccaccaccaccacctcatACACGCCCACCACCTCCACCTCATGTACTTCCACCACCACCTTCACCATCACCAGACAGCCATCCCACAGTCATAATCATTGTGTTCGTCTCATTGGGTGGTCTATTCTTCCTTGCATTCCTCTCAGTTGCTCTCTGTTGCTTCctcaaaaagaggaagaagaagatggttcAGGAGACAGATATCATAAAGGTCGACGAGCATTTGACAGTGAAAGAGGCCATTGTCCCAGGCCCACATGGAGAGCAGGCTGTGGTGCTGTTTGTGGATGATGATGTGCATATCCAAGAAGAGATCAGAAAGAACGAGAAGTTTGGCCAAGGTCATTTGCATGGTAAGTCTGCCCAAGGCATCACTAGCGcaattggaaagaaaaagaatatggTTCAAGAAACAGAAATGGTAAATGTCGATGAACATTTGAAGGTGAAGGAGGCGATGCTGGCAGGACCACATGGAGCACAAGCTCTGGCACTATGCATGGAAGATGATAAGCATATCCATGAAGAGATTCAAAAAAATGAGAAGCTTGGTGAAGGTTTGCATGGTAAGGCTGCCAAAGGCATTACTGGTGCAATTGGGAAGGGAAAGAAGATGGTTCAAGAAACAGAAATAATAGATGTGGATGAACATTCGAAGGTGAAGGAGGGAGTTATAGCAGGCCCACATGGAGAACAAGTTGTGTTACTAACCGAAGAGGATGATGTGCATATTCAAGAAGAGATTAGAAAGAATGAGAAGATTGGTGAAGGTTTGCATGGCAAGTCTGCACAAGGCATTACCGGTGCAATTGAAAAGGGGGGATACTCATCCATTTCCAATCATCGTCTTGGACACAAGGCTTGA
- the LOC100252383 gene encoding protein trichome berefringence-like 7 isoform X2 has protein sequence MQPYLPPLSQVSLIPSSSSHNPPAKLIDTVSRLNWISMGYSGLFITKVASFGKRLLKDHFKSWVFQSLNGLIVLGSLVSFFVAAGCAYLYVFPTFHSVIQNYGISKSSSECNVFEGRWIRDESYPLYNASDCPFAERGFNCLANGRKDQGYLKWRWKPKNCEIPRFRVHGVLEKLRGKRVVFIGDSMSRTQWESLICLLMTGVEDKRSVYEINGNSITKRIRYLGVRFSSFNFSVEFYRSVFLVQPGLAPKHGPKRAKSSLHLDKMDEISKEWIDSDILIFNTGHWWTRSKLFEMGCYFQVGGALKLGMSIPTAFRTALNTWASWIETAINTNRTRVFFRSFESSHWSGRRQQFCKVTRNPLSKPKGRGRSPFSDIIMKVVENMAVPATVLHVTPMVAFRSDAHVGTNSDTPLVPDCSHWCLPGVPDMWNEILLSYLLSRNEVSFQ, from the exons ATGCAACCATATTTGCCACCGCTCTCCCAAGTCTCTCTAATTCCTTCCTCAAGCTCCCACAACCCACCAGCTAAG TTGATAGATACTGTGAGTAGATTGAATTGGATTTCAATGGGGTATTCCGGGCTTTTTATCACGAAGGTTGCCAGTTTTGGAAAAAGATTACTGAAGGATCATTTTAAGAGCTGggtttttcaatctttgaatgGACTCATTGTGCTTGGATCATTAGTATCCTTTTTTGTGGCTGCCGGGTGTGCGTATCTATATGTGTTTCCCACTTTTCACTCTGTGATTCAGAATTATGGGATTTCCAAGTCCTCCAGTGAATGCAATGTTTTTGAAGGAAGATGGATCCGGGATGAGAGTTACCCTCTATACAATGCATCGGACTGTCCTTTTGCTGAACGTGGATTTAATTGCTTGGCTAATGGGCGGAAAGATCAGGGTTATTTAAAATGGCGGTGGAAACCCAAGAATTGTGAGATTCCGAGGTTTAGAGTGCATGGAGTTCTTGAAAAGCTTCGAGGGAAGCGGGTTGTTTTCATTGGTGATTCGATGAGTAGAACACAGTGGGAATCCCTGATATGTTTGCTTATGACTGGTGTGGAGGATAAGAGGAGTGTTTATGAGATTAATGGGAATAGTATCACGAAACGGATTAGGTATTTGGGTGTGCGGTTTAGCTCGTTTAATTTTAGTGTTGAGTTCTATCGTTCTGTTTTCCTGGTGCAGCCTGGCCTGGCCCCAAAACATGGACCAAAGAGGGCTAAATCATCGCTACATCTGGACAAGATGGATGAAATTAGTAAAGAGTGGATTGACTCTGATATTCTGATTTTTAATACAGGGCACTGGTGGACGCGTTCCAAGCTTTTTGAAAT GGGCTGCTACTTCCAGGTGGGTGGGGCACTGAAGCTTGGAATGTCAATTCCAACTGCCTTCAGAACAGCATTAAACACTTGGGCTTCATGGATTGAAACTGCAATCAACACAAACAGAACACGTGTATTCTTTCGTTCTTTTGAATCTTCCCACTGGAG TGGTCGAAGACAACAGTTTTGCAAAGTGACTAGAAACCCCTTGTCAAAACCTAAAGGAAGGGGCCGGAGTCCATTTTCAGACATCATAATGAAGGTGGTGGAGAATATGGCTGTTCCTGCGACAGTTCTGCATGTTACCCCCATGGTGGCATTCCGTAGTGATGCGCACGTTGGTACTAATAGTGACACTCCATTGGTGCCTGATTGTAGCCATTGGTGTCTACCTGGGGTGCCTGATATGTGGAACGAAATTCTCTTATCATACCTACTTTCCAGGAACGAAGTTTCTTTTCAATGA